One stretch of Balneola sp. MJW-20 DNA includes these proteins:
- a CDS encoding DUF5683 domain-containing protein: MNRTRKILLLSVLILVPYVVNAQALADLSGKVIKMDEKVFNERPSDHITISDFSYNAASEQVTEGGPLEPFRQKAGLAFISSAILPGTGQAANGKWVRAGIYFAAEVVGIIYHLDANARARRQERAYERFTHENWSVVAYAEWLVNYSAIHNLENGYQALADHISAANPDFSNTINDWRKVDINLLRSVEQLTPYIYQNGRGSNFSHLLPDYGSQQYYELISKYYQYQPGWRDWYGQITTGADQSISRYIYLWNGSDMPFALFYEGRDRAQEFNDNYRTAGNILKLLVVNHVVSAFDAFFTVRIKNTRIETQANLLSPTKPFSVTLHF; this comes from the coding sequence ATGAACAGAACCCGGAAAATACTGCTTCTATCAGTACTGATTCTGGTACCCTATGTAGTCAATGCACAAGCCCTTGCAGATCTTTCCGGAAAGGTTATTAAAATGGATGAGAAGGTTTTTAATGAAAGACCCTCCGATCATATCACTATTTCAGATTTCAGTTATAATGCAGCATCTGAACAAGTAACAGAAGGCGGACCTCTGGAACCCTTTCGCCAGAAAGCAGGACTGGCTTTTATCAGTTCTGCGATCTTACCCGGTACCGGTCAGGCTGCAAATGGTAAATGGGTTCGTGCCGGCATCTATTTTGCGGCTGAAGTAGTTGGAATCATATATCACCTGGATGCCAATGCCAGAGCGCGCCGTCAGGAGCGTGCATACGAGAGATTTACTCATGAAAACTGGAGTGTGGTAGCTTATGCAGAATGGCTGGTAAATTACTCAGCGATCCATAATCTTGAAAATGGCTACCAGGCACTGGCTGATCATATTAGTGCGGCAAATCCCGATTTCAGCAACACCATTAATGACTGGCGTAAAGTAGATATCAACCTACTTCGCAGTGTGGAGCAGCTGACTCCATATATCTATCAGAATGGAAGAGGATCGAATTTTTCTCATCTCTTACCGGATTACGGGTCACAGCAATACTACGAACTGATCAGTAAGTATTATCAGTATCAGCCCGGTTGGAGAGACTGGTATGGACAAATCACCACTGGTGCCGACCAGAGCATCAGCAGGTATATTTATCTATGGAACGGGAGTGATATGCCATTCGCTCTTTTTTATGAAGGCCGTGACCGTGCCCAGGAGTTCAATGATAACTACCGTACTGCCGGGAACATCCTGAAGCTTCTTGTAGTAAACCATGTAGTATCAGCCTTCGATGCTTTTTTCACGGTCAGGATCAAAAACACACGCATCGAAACACAAGCGAACCTACTGAGCCCGACCAAACCATTT